In one window of Halorussus caseinilyticus DNA:
- a CDS encoding PBECR2 nuclease fold domain-containing protein has protein sequence MPNKGGDSNADKRGPPEWVTNAKTLPPASNRSALANRSEPLANATINVSLRGNASAADYRLAAIDALQTTEFDAPGSSADDHQRQALRELNESLDYVLDANRTTSAQLFERDKEASTPPQFAPSVTKLLVRSDERLAHTAIADADRLATTLRDRNVSFDESAVAENLSAARAAVGRAERFRTRGQQHTAISQYRVAWIHAQQALDVLDLSTTPNVTITTREDMAHDGNITYAVRGRVFDVRSHELALELSLNGANRTLDLSVNTTPGARGTFETNVTLSRQVNRITVSATDPNRRWSPDYGGDNRTVGRDVLRLDADWLPDYYEVSVTGTDPLGRDSNATTTPTNESGNGRIDGGEDLDGDGLRTEFEFTIGTDPLDGDTDDDRLTDSFEVNATETDPLGRDSNSTATNATERGNNVTDAQEDLDNDGLVNVREQAFGTNPLVNDTDRDGLFDGYEVQTTGTDPANPDSDSTRTTPDEAGNGLADGREDFDNDTLNTAFEQYSGLDPFSEDTDGDGLTDSFEVGFADLDPNATDADGDGVTDPEEDLDGDGLSNIDEQAVGTLPLVADTDTDNLTDGTEFDLGTDPLAADTDADNLTDSEEYNLGTDPLAADTDADGLGDSVEVGYDSLDATVADTDGDGLEDGADDLDGDGLTNRREAASKTKLAVNDTEGDGLEDGRERALGTNPLVADTDGDGLADSAEVDVGADPLVADTDGDGTLDGNETYTTEKKDGETGVTLSVTGDGNAASNTSVEHKPAYHDGTAASAGPTVRIDSANESAVEATNVTVPVNSDATDAEAEDLTVYVWNGSTNQAWHPVDTYIDLGDGTASASVESGTYVTVLNRTAWNESISVEKKAPREFDDSSLDCIGACDSAGNSIAIGEGANTTAVSFTTENATETETVEASADDSSENVTIQCEMGPDGTCDEDEDGTLNRFDECPGTPGYAGDGCPDTDGDGVHDGDDECKYEKEGANGENGCPVEDSDSDGVPDDEDDCDFTAGPESNDGCPIPEDSDRDDDDVPDDEDSCPDTWGSKPNGCPDNDQDDDGTRDENDPCPQDPYDRCDDPPEDPDSDGDGVDDDEDNCPNTPNAGQANADGDADGNACDPDDDGDGVDDDEDNCPLQPNAAQVDRDGDGDGAACDDDEPDYDEASWQLDVPAGTGNVYFEMEFAVDKGPDEQANLTIVGSGGEQFTSLQDTDGWRQRTLDLGTFAGETVTVRLSTTGSAVIRARNARVYQDTDGDSLSDYRENQRWTIPYGYGDSFTLSPTSQDSDGDGLDDDQEVSLGPAPSNPASPLRVRHATSNPGEVDTDADGLADAAERQEGTNAFLADTDADYLSDGREVNQIGTDPLDPDTDGDGLLDGREGDIDVIIEGQRGIADYTDPLKADTDGDGLSDSRELGRRIDGDYRLHSSPQLADTDGDGLDDRSELAWEADPLSTDTDDDGFIDYVDERIHVEDRPPKVKITAADSGYVFNKDFNERVRVTVRDNSRIAGVELNGSYNPYLGGQFWKQSEVQLVDRRTVTVENRETEYISTYVVGIHQHGRASEAPNKYYVNASDVRGNELSMLVNPSQGSILQWADVAATPVIAGTTVGSTTTGTVTGGTVAGGVTTAAAAGSVVVAVGGSLFWTYDQRPAGGYDSEAIAGHTSYVVPATIPQEQADVEILLPSGTTYDDPPMPLGGNHERGFGREHVYRLPGLNDRSDVQHVIDNPSIHDQQGPYEIVIGDNPTGPGQIELWLLGGVVVSASHTAYDEVRDEHITISDEVIDKIINRRDDWDHNQIGNSEQEVLNNLIEIIENPDEIWKDPDQNRWMYTKRMILNGRELIVVLFVMNGEVRSAFVPTHEQYTGATGYSDEYAKWYIQDQELIKEYENDEISGIVTEVDEGEQAETPDEKPDPTDE, from the coding sequence GTGCCGAACAAGGGCGGAGACTCGAACGCGGACAAACGCGGCCCGCCCGAATGGGTCACGAACGCAAAGACCCTGCCGCCAGCCTCGAACCGGTCGGCGCTCGCCAACCGAAGTGAACCACTGGCGAACGCGACCATCAACGTCTCTCTCCGCGGGAACGCCTCGGCCGCCGACTACCGGCTCGCCGCCATCGACGCCCTCCAGACCACCGAGTTCGACGCGCCCGGCAGTTCTGCCGACGACCACCAAAGGCAAGCCCTCCGCGAACTCAACGAATCGCTCGACTACGTTCTCGACGCCAACCGCACCACCTCCGCCCAGTTGTTCGAGCGCGACAAAGAGGCGAGTACCCCGCCGCAGTTCGCGCCGAGCGTCACGAAACTGCTCGTTCGCTCCGACGAGCGATTAGCTCACACGGCTATCGCAGACGCCGACCGTCTCGCCACGACCCTGCGCGACCGGAACGTCTCGTTCGACGAGTCGGCCGTCGCAGAGAACCTGTCGGCGGCGCGCGCGGCGGTCGGCCGCGCCGAACGCTTCCGCACCCGTGGCCAACAGCATACCGCCATCAGCCAGTACCGAGTCGCGTGGATTCACGCCCAGCAAGCCCTCGACGTACTCGACCTCTCGACGACCCCGAACGTCACCATCACCACCCGCGAGGATATGGCTCACGACGGCAACATCACGTACGCGGTTCGCGGGCGCGTCTTCGACGTTCGGAGCCACGAACTCGCGCTAGAACTCTCGCTGAACGGCGCGAACCGGACGCTCGACCTGTCGGTGAACACGACGCCCGGCGCTCGCGGCACCTTCGAGACGAACGTCACGCTTTCGCGGCAAGTCAACCGGATTACGGTGTCGGCGACGGACCCGAACCGGCGATGGTCGCCCGACTACGGCGGCGACAACAGGACGGTCGGCCGGGACGTGCTTCGACTCGACGCCGACTGGCTCCCCGATTACTACGAAGTCTCGGTCACCGGAACCGACCCGCTCGGCCGGGACAGCAACGCGACGACGACGCCGACCAACGAGTCGGGGAACGGCCGCATCGACGGCGGCGAGGACTTAGACGGCGACGGCCTGCGAACCGAATTCGAGTTCACCATCGGGACCGACCCGCTCGACGGCGACACCGACGACGACCGTCTCACTGACTCCTTCGAGGTGAACGCGACCGAGACCGACCCGCTCGGTCGTGATAGCAACTCGACCGCGACGAACGCTACCGAACGCGGGAACAATGTCACCGACGCTCAGGAGGACCTCGACAACGACGGTCTGGTGAACGTCCGCGAACAGGCGTTCGGCACGAACCCCTTGGTGAACGATACCGACCGAGACGGCTTGTTCGACGGCTACGAGGTGCAGACGACCGGGACCGACCCGGCGAATCCGGACAGCGACTCGACTCGGACGACGCCCGACGAGGCCGGAAACGGTCTCGCGGACGGCCGCGAGGACTTCGACAACGACACGCTCAACACCGCGTTCGAGCAGTACTCGGGGCTCGACCCGTTCAGCGAGGACACGGACGGTGACGGTCTCACCGACTCGTTCGAAGTCGGGTTCGCCGACCTCGACCCGAACGCGACCGACGCCGACGGCGACGGCGTGACCGACCCCGAAGAGGACTTGGACGGGGACGGGTTGTCGAACATCGACGAGCAGGCGGTCGGTACGTTGCCGCTCGTCGCGGACACGGACACGGACAACCTCACGGACGGGACCGAGTTCGACCTCGGGACGGACCCGCTGGCGGCCGACACCGACGCGGACAACCTGACCGACAGCGAAGAGTACAACCTCGGCACCGACCCCCTCGCAGCGGACACGGACGCGGACGGTCTGGGTGACTCGGTGGAAGTCGGGTACGACTCGCTCGACGCGACCGTTGCCGATACCGACGGCGACGGCCTCGAAGACGGTGCCGACGACCTCGACGGCGACGGCCTGACGAACCGGCGAGAAGCCGCCTCGAAGACGAAATTGGCGGTGAACGACACGGAGGGTGACGGACTCGAAGACGGCCGGGAGCGCGCCCTCGGGACGAACCCGCTCGTCGCCGACACCGACGGCGACGGACTCGCGGACTCCGCGGAGGTGGATGTCGGGGCCGACCCGCTCGTCGCCGACACCGACGGCGACGGCACGCTGGACGGCAACGAGACGTACACCACCGAGAAGAAAGACGGCGAGACCGGCGTCACGCTGTCGGTGACGGGCGACGGGAACGCCGCCAGCAACACGTCCGTCGAACACAAGCCAGCGTACCACGACGGTACGGCCGCGAGCGCCGGGCCGACCGTCCGCATCGACAGTGCCAACGAGAGCGCGGTCGAAGCGACGAACGTCACAGTCCCGGTGAACTCGGACGCGACCGACGCGGAGGCCGAGGACCTGACGGTGTACGTCTGGAACGGTAGCACGAACCAAGCATGGCATCCCGTGGACACCTACATCGACCTCGGCGACGGCACCGCGAGCGCGAGCGTCGAATCCGGAACCTACGTGACGGTTCTCAACCGGACCGCGTGGAACGAGTCCATCTCGGTCGAGAAGAAAGCCCCCCGCGAGTTCGACGATTCGTCGCTCGACTGCATCGGGGCCTGTGACAGCGCGGGCAACAGCATCGCTATCGGCGAGGGAGCCAACACGACCGCAGTCTCGTTCACCACGGAGAACGCGACCGAAACTGAAACCGTCGAGGCGTCCGCCGACGACTCGTCCGAGAACGTGACCATCCAGTGTGAGATGGGTCCCGACGGGACGTGTGACGAGGACGAAGACGGCACGCTCAACCGATTCGACGAGTGTCCCGGTACCCCCGGCTACGCCGGTGACGGCTGTCCGGACACTGACGGCGACGGCGTCCACGACGGCGACGACGAGTGTAAATACGAGAAGGAAGGCGCGAACGGCGAGAACGGCTGTCCGGTGGAAGACAGCGACTCCGACGGCGTGCCCGACGACGAGGACGACTGCGACTTCACCGCCGGGCCGGAGTCGAACGATGGCTGTCCGATACCCGAGGACTCCGACCGCGACGACGACGACGTGCCCGACGACGAGGACTCGTGTCCGGATACGTGGGGAAGTAAGCCGAACGGGTGTCCCGACAACGACCAAGACGACGACGGGACGCGCGACGAGAACGACCCCTGTCCTCAAGACCCCTACGACCGGTGTGACGACCCGCCGGAAGACCCCGACAGCGACGGGGACGGCGTGGACGACGACGAGGACAACTGTCCGAATACCCCGAACGCCGGACAGGCGAACGCCGACGGTGACGCCGACGGAAACGCCTGCGACCCCGACGACGACGGCGACGGCGTGGACGACGACGAGGACAACTGTCCGTTACAGCCGAACGCCGCGCAGGTTGACCGCGACGGCGACGGCGACGGCGCGGCCTGCGACGACGACGAACCCGACTACGACGAGGCGTCGTGGCAACTCGACGTGCCCGCTGGCACGGGGAACGTCTACTTCGAGATGGAGTTCGCGGTGGACAAAGGCCCGGACGAACAGGCGAACCTCACCATCGTCGGGTCCGGCGGCGAGCAGTTCACGTCGCTTCAAGACACCGACGGATGGCGTCAGCGCACCCTCGACCTCGGGACGTTCGCGGGCGAGACCGTCACCGTCCGACTGAGTACGACCGGCAGTGCGGTCATCCGCGCTCGGAACGCTCGCGTCTATCAGGACACCGACGGCGACTCGCTGTCGGACTACCGCGAGAACCAGCGCTGGACCATCCCCTACGGCTACGGCGACTCGTTCACGCTCAGTCCGACCAGCCAAGACAGCGACGGCGACGGCTTGGACGACGACCAAGAGGTCTCACTCGGCCCCGCACCGTCGAACCCGGCGTCCCCGCTCCGCGTGCGACACGCGACTTCGAACCCCGGCGAAGTCGATACCGACGCGGACGGACTCGCTGACGCGGCGGAACGGCAGGAGGGGACGAACGCGTTCCTCGCGGACACCGACGCCGACTACCTCTCGGACGGCAGGGAAGTCAACCAGATTGGCACCGACCCGCTCGACCCCGACACCGACGGCGACGGCCTGCTCGACGGCCGCGAGGGTGACATCGACGTGATAATCGAGGGGCAACGCGGCATCGCGGACTACACCGACCCGCTCAAGGCCGACACCGACGGCGACGGTCTCAGCGACAGCCGCGAACTCGGACGACGTATCGACGGCGACTACCGCCTCCACAGTAGCCCGCAGTTGGCCGACACCGACGGCGACGGCCTCGACGACCGAAGCGAACTCGCGTGGGAGGCCGACCCGCTCTCGACGGACACCGACGACGACGGGTTCATCGACTACGTGGACGAGCGCATCCACGTCGAAGACCGGCCGCCGAAAGTCAAAATCACCGCCGCCGACTCCGGCTACGTCTTCAACAAGGACTTCAACGAGCGCGTCCGCGTGACGGTCCGAGACAACTCGCGCATCGCAGGGGTCGAACTGAACGGGTCGTACAACCCGTATCTCGGCGGTCAGTTCTGGAAGCAGTCGGAGGTCCAACTCGTGGACCGCCGCACCGTCACGGTCGAGAACCGCGAGACGGAGTACATCTCGACGTACGTCGTCGGCATCCACCAACACGGCCGCGCGAGCGAAGCGCCGAACAAGTACTACGTGAACGCCAGCGACGTTCGCGGAAACGAACTCTCGATGCTGGTCAACCCGTCGCAGGGGTCGATTCTGCAATGGGCCGATGTCGCCGCTACCCCGGTCATCGCCGGTACCACCGTGGGGTCGACGACGACGGGCACCGTCACTGGCGGGACCGTCGCCGGTGGGGTCACGACCGCCGCCGCTGCTGGCAGTGTCGTGGTCGCCGTCGGCGGCAGTCTGTTCTGGACGTACGACCAGCGTCCCGCAGGTGGGTACGACTCCGAAGCAATCGCCGGGCACACCTCCTACGTCGTGCCAGCGACCATCCCCCAAGAGCAAGCCGATGTCGAGATTCTGCTCCCGAGCGGAACGACGTACGACGACCCGCCGATGCCGCTCGGCGGGAACCACGAACGCGGGTTCGGTCGAGAACACGTCTACCGACTGCCGGGTCTGAACGACCGAAGCGACGTGCAACACGTCATCGACAACCCGAGCATCCACGACCAACAGGGACCGTACGAAATCGTCATCGGGGATAATCCGACCGGACCGGGACAAATCGAACTGTGGTTGTTAGGTGGGGTCGTGGTTAGTGCTTCGCATACTGCCTATGACGAAGTTCGTGACGAACACATCACCATATCTGATGAAGTCATAGATAAAATAATCAATAGGAGGGACGACTGGGACCATAATCAGATTGGTAACTCCGAACAGGAAGTCCTCAATAATCTCATCGAAATAATTGAAAACCCTGATGAAATCTGGAAGGACCCGGACCAAAATCGATGGATGTACACAAAACGGATGATACTTAATGGGCGGGAACTAATAGTTGTCCTGTTCGTCATGAACGGAGAGGTTCGTTCAGCCTTTGTGCCTACTCACGAACAATATACTGGAGCAACAGGGTACTCCGACGAATACGCAAAGTGGTATATTCAGGATCAAGAACTGATAAAAGAGTACGAAAATGACGAAATTAGTGGAATTGTCACGGAAGTGGATGAGGGTGAACAGGCCGAAACACCGGACGAGAAACCGGACCCAACGGATGAATAA